A region from the Saccharomonospora azurea NA-128 genome encodes:
- a CDS encoding amidohydrolase, with protein sequence MLDLLLRDVRALTLCDDRPRAHTVGVLGGRIVGVDDEVDGLSATTVVDGGGAVLAPGFTDAHNHMVWYGLSLAEMDLSACRSLDELYDAVAERAARLPSDAWVVGSQYDDFVLGAHPSREALDRAGGGRPVWLKHRSAHMCSVSSAILAQAGVLDGTATVPEGGVVERDASGEPTGLLAEQAQQLVDALVKPYPVEELAQAVARAAKVYAAEGLTHVTEAGVAGGWIGHSPAEAAAYQLARQRGDLTVRVELMPAAETLHPLVEDVVGLDLGVRTGFGDDFLRVGPMKIFTDGALSSKTAAVTQPFEGDGGLGVLGDDPDVLRKRILDAHRSGWRVAAHAIGDRAIDLTLEAFEQAQREFPRPGVRHRIEHAAMVRPDQLPRLAALDVVPVPQARFLYEIGDTMYKSLGESRVPWLYRHRSFLDAGLRVPGSSDRPCVGTGAPLAGMRNMVERTTSGGVVLAKDERVDATEALRAFTTHAAYAACQEHRRGRIEAGMDADLVLLDDDPTSVPTSGIDGIGVLATFVAGEAVHGGESLTYASRAD encoded by the coding sequence GTGCTGGACCTGCTTCTCCGCGATGTGCGCGCCCTGACCCTGTGCGACGACCGACCGCGGGCTCACACCGTGGGCGTGCTGGGAGGACGCATCGTCGGCGTGGACGACGAGGTGGACGGACTGTCCGCGACAACGGTGGTCGACGGCGGGGGAGCCGTGCTCGCTCCGGGGTTCACCGACGCCCACAACCACATGGTCTGGTACGGGTTGTCTCTCGCCGAGATGGACCTCTCGGCGTGCCGGAGCCTCGACGAGTTGTACGACGCGGTGGCGGAGCGCGCGGCTCGACTGCCGTCCGACGCGTGGGTGGTCGGATCGCAGTACGACGACTTCGTGCTCGGCGCTCACCCGTCGCGGGAGGCGCTGGACCGCGCGGGCGGTGGACGTCCGGTGTGGTTGAAGCACCGCTCCGCGCACATGTGCTCGGTCAGCAGCGCGATCCTCGCCCAGGCGGGTGTCCTCGACGGCACGGCTACCGTGCCCGAGGGCGGTGTGGTGGAGCGAGACGCCTCGGGCGAGCCCACCGGCCTGCTCGCCGAGCAGGCGCAGCAACTCGTCGACGCTCTGGTGAAGCCGTATCCCGTCGAGGAGCTCGCCCAGGCGGTCGCACGGGCGGCGAAGGTGTACGCCGCCGAGGGGTTGACACACGTGACCGAGGCGGGCGTCGCCGGAGGCTGGATCGGGCACAGCCCGGCCGAGGCGGCGGCCTACCAGCTCGCCCGGCAGCGCGGCGACCTCACGGTGCGCGTGGAGCTGATGCCCGCGGCGGAGACACTGCACCCGCTCGTGGAGGACGTCGTGGGGCTGGACCTCGGCGTGCGGACCGGGTTCGGCGACGACTTCCTGCGCGTCGGTCCCATGAAGATCTTCACCGACGGTGCGTTGAGCAGCAAGACCGCGGCCGTGACGCAGCCGTTCGAGGGCGACGGGGGACTCGGTGTCCTCGGCGACGATCCGGACGTGCTGCGCAAGCGCATCCTCGACGCGCACCGCAGCGGGTGGCGGGTCGCGGCACACGCCATCGGCGACCGCGCGATCGACCTGACGCTGGAGGCGTTCGAACAGGCTCAACGCGAGTTCCCGCGGCCGGGAGTGCGCCACCGCATCGAGCACGCCGCCATGGTGCGGCCCGACCAGTTGCCGCGGCTGGCGGCGCTGGACGTCGTCCCTGTGCCCCAGGCCCGGTTCCTCTACGAGATCGGCGACACCATGTACAAGTCGCTGGGCGAGTCGCGGGTGCCGTGGCTGTACCGGCACCGTTCGTTCCTCGACGCGGGGCTGCGGGTGCCCGGCAGCTCCGATCGGCCGTGCGTGGGCACCGGCGCTCCTCTGGCGGGCATGCGCAACATGGTCGAGCGCACGACGAGCGGCGGCGTGGTGCTGGCGAAGGACGAGCGCGTGGACGCCACGGAGGCGTTGCGCGCGTTCACCACCCATGCCGCGTACGCCGCGTGCCAGGAACATCGGCGTGGGCGGATCGAGGCGGGCATGGACGCCGACCTCGTCCTCCTCGACGACGACCCGACCTCCGTGCCGACGTCGGGCATCGACGGTATCGGGGTGTTGGCGACGTTCGTCGCGGGCGAGGCCGTGCACGGCGGCGAGTCGCTCACCTACGCGAGCCGAGCGGACTAG
- a CDS encoding threonine/serine exporter family protein, which produces MKLKPRARAAAPKRRHAWQILEAPADEQAEKRAQRQPGRKIRQRAWHILEPPTGELPAVEPLQDAAIGPELPDEATVHMVLDLVTRIGEVQMASGAGASDVTATILALTRALGLPHCEVDVIFTSITVSCLRGSDLPPVTALRVVRSRSLDYTRLSDTERLVQLLIRGRISAEDAYTELARLTNAEHPYPRWVSTLAWGGMAGFITLLLGGTGWLPLISFVISAVVDRVGRLLNKGALPFFFQQVVGGFIATLSAIAIVNIDAFDLERPTLVVAAALTVLLSGLSTVSAVQDAITGYYVTASGRTLEVAIMSAGLITGVGAAISLAAELGATRTPVPATPTASPLTLPIMVVAGSGAAACFALASYSKIRPMAVAAVAGAVGAGAYGALSLAGYNQIIAASIAATLVGFGGGVLARRLKVTPLVVAVSGITPLLPGFSTYRGMSQLVNNGDIKILMSAAAIGLALAAGVVLGEWLAQPVKTGLGRLERKLSGPRMAGPLNTGRPLE; this is translated from the coding sequence ATGAAGTTGAAGCCGCGCGCTCGTGCGGCCGCACCCAAGCGCCGTCACGCGTGGCAGATCCTGGAAGCACCAGCCGACGAACAGGCCGAGAAGCGCGCGCAACGCCAACCGGGCCGCAAGATCCGGCAACGCGCCTGGCACATCCTGGAGCCGCCGACGGGCGAACTGCCCGCGGTCGAGCCGCTGCAGGACGCGGCCATCGGCCCGGAACTGCCGGACGAAGCGACCGTCCACATGGTTCTGGATCTCGTCACACGCATCGGTGAGGTCCAGATGGCCAGCGGGGCGGGCGCCTCCGACGTCACGGCCACGATCCTCGCGCTGACGCGGGCTCTCGGCCTCCCACACTGCGAGGTGGACGTCATCTTCACGTCCATCACCGTCAGTTGTCTGCGAGGCAGCGACCTTCCGCCGGTCACCGCACTGCGCGTCGTGCGCTCCCGCAGCCTCGACTACACCCGGTTGTCCGACACCGAACGCCTCGTGCAGCTGCTGATCCGCGGGCGGATCAGCGCCGAGGACGCCTACACGGAGCTGGCGCGGCTCACGAACGCCGAGCACCCCTACCCGCGGTGGGTGTCGACGCTCGCGTGGGGCGGCATGGCCGGCTTCATCACCCTGCTGCTGGGCGGTACCGGGTGGCTCCCGCTCATCTCCTTCGTGATCAGTGCCGTGGTGGACCGCGTGGGCAGGCTCCTCAACAAGGGCGCGCTGCCGTTCTTCTTCCAGCAGGTGGTGGGCGGCTTCATCGCCACGTTGTCGGCCATCGCCATCGTGAACATCGACGCCTTCGACCTGGAGAGACCGACCCTCGTCGTGGCCGCGGCCCTGACGGTGCTGCTGTCCGGGCTCTCGACCGTGTCGGCCGTGCAGGACGCCATCACGGGCTATTACGTGACCGCGTCGGGCCGAACCCTCGAAGTGGCGATCATGAGTGCCGGACTGATCACCGGGGTGGGTGCCGCCATCAGCCTCGCCGCCGAGTTGGGGGCGACCCGGACTCCGGTGCCTGCCACGCCGACGGCCTCGCCGCTGACGCTGCCGATCATGGTGGTCGCCGGGTCGGGTGCCGCCGCGTGCTTCGCGCTGGCGTCCTACTCGAAGATCCGCCCGATGGCCGTGGCCGCCGTCGCGGGCGCAGTCGGTGCGGGCGCCTACGGTGCGCTGAGCCTCGCCGGGTACAACCAGATCATCGCCGCGTCGATCGCGGCGACGCTGGTCGGCTTCGGCGGCGGCGTGCTCGCCCGGCGGCTGAAGGTCACCCCTCTGGTGGTCGCGGTATCCGGTATCACTCCACTGCTTCCGGGGTTCTCGACCTACCGCGGTATGTCCCAGTTGGTCAACAACGGCGACATCAAGATCCTGATGTCGGCGGCGGCGATCGGCCTGGCTCTCGCGGCCGGAGTGGTGCTCGGCGAGTGGTTGGCACAGCCCGTGAAAACGGGGCTCGGACGGCTCGAACGCAAGCTCTCCGGCCCCCGAATGGCGGGCCCCCTGAACACTGGCCGCCCCCTCGAATAG
- a CDS encoding amphi-Trp domain-containing protein, whose translation MTAASRDVEAFYSTADVVAKLRRLADALETDKPFRIQIAGERIRVPARAEFSIEHERGDGEEEIEFQLKWTIEDSADANDADDAETSEDDADQPVV comes from the coding sequence GTGACTGCCGCATCGCGGGACGTGGAAGCCTTCTACTCGACCGCCGACGTCGTGGCGAAGCTGCGCCGGCTGGCCGACGCGCTCGAAACCGACAAGCCGTTCCGTATCCAGATCGCCGGGGAACGCATCCGGGTGCCCGCGCGCGCCGAGTTCTCGATCGAGCACGAACGCGGTGACGGCGAGGAGGAGATCGAGTTCCAGCTGAAGTGGACGATCGAGGACTCCGCCGACGCGAACGACGCCGACGACGCTGAGACCTCCGAGGACGACGCCGACCAACCCGTCGTCTGA
- a CDS encoding PP2C family protein-serine/threonine phosphatase, translated as MNAAFDRAPREPSESDLAGTPQPGDWAHVQVIGELSRQLAGSLNVRRTVYRALDFAVPHFGDWAMLAFFDSDSVSVYSRSRDTRVSGPVLLGRLDPRQALGRFRRRGVTGRYAAPGDDVDAALADLVPSTPLRDEAASHRPSTVLAVPLNIGGATNGVFVVVRGPAGGVDGGDYTTGDALAAEEFGRRVAATLESARLYEERGEMANALEQVLRPPELPEYPGVYVAARYRPGQQRLRIGGDFYDVHGDADDFTVVIGDVCGKGIDAAVYTSLARQTIRTAAYFDRSPAKVLGALNEVLRPQMSQRFVTAACVRFRRNSGDEAITATIAVAGHPPPLVVRADGAVDEPGVTGTVAGIISGLSFVETDVRLGVKDTVLLYTDGVDEARGVEGFFGHERLRVMLPEYAGASPATVCEAVEQRVLEHLDSAAHDDIALIAVQNGA; from the coding sequence GTGAACGCGGCTTTCGATCGAGCACCCCGTGAACCATCGGAGAGTGACCTCGCCGGAACGCCTCAGCCCGGCGACTGGGCCCACGTGCAAGTCATCGGCGAACTGTCCCGGCAGCTCGCCGGGTCGCTGAACGTGCGCCGCACCGTGTACCGGGCACTCGACTTCGCCGTTCCCCATTTCGGCGACTGGGCGATGCTCGCGTTCTTCGACTCCGACAGCGTTTCCGTCTACTCCCGCAGCCGCGACACGCGGGTGTCGGGTCCTGTGCTGCTCGGTCGGCTCGATCCCCGGCAGGCGTTGGGCCGGTTCCGGCGGCGCGGAGTCACCGGACGCTACGCGGCACCCGGCGACGACGTGGACGCCGCGCTCGCCGACCTCGTCCCCTCCACACCGCTGCGGGACGAGGCCGCGTCGCACCGGCCGTCGACGGTGCTCGCCGTCCCACTCAACATCGGGGGCGCGACCAACGGCGTGTTCGTCGTGGTGCGCGGGCCGGCCGGCGGCGTCGACGGCGGCGACTACACCACCGGCGACGCGCTCGCCGCCGAGGAGTTCGGTCGCAGGGTGGCCGCGACCCTGGAGTCGGCGCGGCTCTACGAGGAACGCGGCGAGATGGCCAACGCCCTGGAGCAGGTGCTGCGTCCTCCCGAGCTGCCCGAGTACCCGGGCGTCTACGTGGCGGCGCGGTACCGGCCGGGACAGCAGCGGTTGCGGATCGGCGGTGACTTCTACGACGTCCACGGCGACGCGGACGACTTCACCGTGGTCATCGGCGACGTCTGCGGCAAGGGAATCGACGCGGCGGTGTACACGAGCCTCGCCCGCCAGACGATCCGGACGGCGGCGTACTTCGACCGATCGCCCGCCAAGGTGCTGGGGGCGTTGAACGAGGTCCTGCGCCCTCAGATGTCCCAACGTTTCGTGACGGCGGCCTGCGTGCGTTTCCGCCGGAACAGCGGCGACGAGGCCATCACCGCCACGATCGCCGTGGCGGGACACCCGCCGCCGCTCGTGGTGCGGGCCGACGGCGCCGTCGACGAGCCGGGCGTCACCGGAACGGTCGCGGGCATCATCTCCGGTCTGTCGTTCGTCGAGACGGACGTACGGCTGGGCGTGAAGGACACCGTCCTGCTCTACACCGACGGGGTCGACGAAGCGCGTGGCGTGGAGGGTTTCTTCGGTCACGAGCGGCTGCGCGTGATGCTCCCCGAGTACGCGGGCGCGAGTCCCGCGACGGTCTGTGAGGCCGTGGAGCAACGCGTGCTGGAACACCTCGACAGCGCGGCGCACGACGACATCGCCTTGATCGCCGTTCAGAACGGAGCCTGA
- a CDS encoding sigma-70 family RNA polymerase sigma factor, protein MRTETAVNETFAQLVAPYRRELLAHCYRMLGSPHEAEDVLQETLLRAWRGYAGFEHRSSLRTWLHRIATTTCLNALKSRRRRPMPCGVDGTSSDPADDLVDGGSVPWLQPMPDTLVDLRDDPGAVVSARESIRLAFVAALQYLPPRQRAVLLLRDVLAWSAAEVAETLDTTTAAVNSLLQRARTTLDRRTWRSDTLTEPTAAAQRALLDRYVAAFERKDIDRLIELFTADIVWEMPPYVSWYRGREAVALHLERRCPGRPGGIRLVPVRANGRPGFAQYFLDDAGEGFDAFLVQVLDLSPRGIAHVVSYLDPEVFDLFGLPRRIGQADSSGMRSP, encoded by the coding sequence GTGAGGACCGAGACGGCAGTCAACGAGACGTTCGCGCAGCTCGTCGCCCCGTACCGGCGTGAGCTGCTGGCGCACTGCTACCGCATGCTCGGCTCGCCGCACGAGGCCGAGGACGTGCTGCAGGAGACGCTGCTGCGGGCGTGGCGGGGCTACGCGGGTTTCGAGCACCGGTCGTCGCTGCGGACGTGGCTGCACCGCATCGCGACCACGACGTGTCTCAACGCGTTGAAGAGCAGGCGTCGACGCCCCATGCCGTGCGGTGTGGACGGCACGAGCAGCGATCCGGCGGACGACCTCGTCGACGGCGGGTCGGTGCCGTGGTTGCAGCCGATGCCCGACACGCTCGTGGATCTGCGTGACGACCCGGGGGCCGTCGTCTCCGCACGGGAGAGCATCCGCCTCGCCTTCGTGGCGGCACTGCAGTATCTGCCGCCGCGGCAGCGTGCGGTGTTGCTGCTCCGCGACGTGCTGGCGTGGAGTGCGGCGGAGGTCGCGGAGACGCTCGACACGACGACGGCCGCGGTGAACAGCCTGCTGCAGCGGGCGCGCACGACCCTCGACCGGCGAACCTGGCGATCCGACACGCTGACCGAACCCACCGCGGCGGCGCAGCGTGCGCTGCTCGACCGCTACGTCGCGGCGTTCGAACGCAAGGACATCGACCGGCTGATCGAGCTGTTCACCGCCGACATCGTGTGGGAGATGCCGCCCTACGTGTCGTGGTACCGAGGCCGCGAGGCCGTCGCCCTCCACCTGGAGCGGCGCTGCCCCGGCCGCCCGGGCGGCATCCGGCTGGTGCCGGTGCGGGCCAACGGACGGCCGGGATTCGCGCAGTACTTCCTCGACGACGCGGGCGAGGGGTTCGACGCGTTCCTCGTCCAGGTACTGGACCTCTCCCCCCGCGGCATCGCGCACGTGGTGAGCTACCTGGATCCCGAGGTGTTCGACCTGTTCGGGCTGCCGAGGCGGATCGGTCAGGCCGACAGCTCGGGAATGCGGTCGCCGTAG
- a CDS encoding alpha,alpha-trehalose-phosphate synthase (UDP-forming) — MPSAPFSELPSNPTFTPRSNARAEFVVVANRLPVDLERTADGTQRWTQSPGGLVSALEPFLRSRKGAWVGWPGVPDVEVDEFSDDGLVLHPVALTSDEVRDYYEGFSNATLWPLYHDVVARPVFDRGWWESYVRVNRRFAEASAAVAGPGATVWVQDYQLQLVPTMLRELRPDLRIGFFLHIPFPPVELFMQLPWRAEIVRGLIGADLVGFHRPGGAQNFLWLARQLIGLEPSRGSVGVRSRPGMVQVGDRTVRVGAFPISIDAAGLDSLSRSKPVQERARQVRRELGDPKTVLLGVDRLDYTKGIDLRLAAFHELLQEGRVKPEDVTFVQLATPSRERVEHYQQMRSEIEQMVGRINGEFSRVGHPAVHYLHQSVNRSELAAFFSAADVMVVTPLRDGMNLVCKEYVACRHDLGGALVLSEFAGAAAELSSAFLVNPHDLDGVKNALEQAITLDPAEGRRRMRALRRQVLTHDVDRWARSFLEALGTEAAA; from the coding sequence ATGCCTTCCGCGCCATTTTCGGAGCTGCCCTCGAACCCGACGTTCACCCCGCGGTCGAACGCACGAGCCGAGTTCGTCGTGGTCGCCAACCGGCTACCGGTCGACCTCGAACGCACCGCGGACGGCACCCAGCGCTGGACGCAGAGCCCCGGCGGGCTCGTGTCGGCGCTGGAGCCGTTCCTGCGGTCGCGCAAGGGCGCCTGGGTCGGTTGGCCCGGGGTGCCGGACGTGGAGGTCGACGAATTCAGCGACGACGGCCTCGTGCTGCACCCGGTGGCCCTGACCTCGGACGAGGTCCGCGACTACTACGAGGGGTTCTCCAACGCCACGTTGTGGCCGCTGTACCACGACGTGGTGGCCAGGCCGGTGTTCGACCGGGGTTGGTGGGAGAGCTACGTGCGCGTCAACCGGCGGTTCGCCGAGGCGAGCGCGGCCGTGGCGGGCCCGGGCGCCACCGTGTGGGTGCAGGACTACCAGCTCCAGCTGGTGCCCACGATGCTGCGTGAACTGCGGCCCGACCTGCGCATCGGCTTCTTCCTGCACATCCCGTTCCCACCCGTGGAGCTGTTCATGCAGTTGCCGTGGCGAGCGGAGATCGTGCGCGGGCTCATCGGGGCCGACCTGGTGGGCTTCCACCGGCCGGGCGGTGCGCAGAACTTCCTGTGGCTGGCCCGCCAGCTCATCGGCCTCGAACCGAGCCGGGGTTCGGTGGGTGTGCGGTCGAGGCCGGGCATGGTGCAGGTCGGCGACCGGACCGTGCGCGTCGGCGCGTTCCCCATCTCCATCGACGCCGCCGGCCTCGACTCGCTGTCGCGGAGCAAGCCGGTCCAGGAACGCGCCCGGCAGGTGCGGCGCGAGCTCGGCGACCCGAAGACCGTGCTGCTCGGGGTCGACCGCCTCGACTACACCAAGGGCATCGACCTCCGGCTGGCCGCGTTCCACGAACTCCTGCAGGAGGGCCGGGTCAAGCCGGAGGACGTCACCTTCGTGCAGCTCGCGACCCCGAGCCGGGAACGCGTCGAGCACTACCAGCAGATGCGCAGCGAAATCGAACAGATGGTGGGCCGCATCAACGGCGAGTTCTCCCGCGTCGGCCACCCCGCGGTGCACTACCTGCACCAGTCGGTGAACCGCTCGGAACTCGCGGCGTTCTTCTCGGCGGCCGACGTCATGGTGGTGACCCCGCTGCGGGACGGCATGAACCTCGTCTGCAAGGAGTACGTCGCCTGCCGTCACGATCTCGGTGGCGCGCTCGTCCTGTCGGAGTTCGCGGGCGCGGCAGCCGAGCTGAGCAGCGCGTTCCTGGTCAATCCTCACGACCTGGATGGGGTGAAGAACGCACTCGAGCAGGCTATTACGCTCGACCCTGCAGAAGGTCGGCGTAGGATGCGCGCCCTGCGTCGCCAGGTTCTGACGCATGACGTCGATAGGTGGGCGCGCTCGTTCCTCGAAGCCCTCGGAACGGAAGCGGCCGCCTGA
- a CDS encoding sialidase family protein, producing MPVRALSRRSALAVGVALAATTALAASGIAATAPTAATAAAPGSCTGSVPYTSGTEGYHTFRIPALVRTGTGDLLAFAEGRIESGGDTGAIEVVVRRSTDGGCSWGPLSVVSTNGDGTAGNPSPVVLPDGDVVLLTTRNGRVTEHQIMAGEVSDADTRRVWVQRSTDDGRTFSPAEEITDVAKAPNWRWYATGPGHAIVLANSGHAGRIVVPANHSSAPPEGSDDVGTEDKYYGGHSLISDDGGHTWRIGFTDDRTDGVIAANETTVAELPNGTLYFNSRDHGTAEGNRVDAYSTDGGETLVEPYAVQESIVDPKVQGSVLATTKPNVLLFSAPSHPTERRAMALRVSRDGGETWRVAHHVSDDPAAYSDLVQLDRRTIGLLYETGTGSPYETIAFERLPLPRP from the coding sequence ATGCCCGTGCGTGCCCTGTCCCGACGTTCCGCCCTGGCCGTCGGCGTCGCGCTCGCCGCGACGACCGCACTGGCCGCTTCCGGCATCGCCGCCACAGCCCCGACTGCCGCGACTGCCGCAGCGCCGGGCTCCTGCACGGGTTCGGTGCCCTACACCTCCGGCACCGAGGGCTACCACACGTTCCGCATCCCCGCCCTCGTGCGCACCGGCACGGGCGACCTGCTCGCCTTCGCCGAGGGCCGCATCGAATCGGGCGGCGACACGGGCGCGATCGAGGTCGTCGTACGCCGTTCCACCGACGGCGGGTGCAGCTGGGGACCGCTGTCGGTGGTGTCGACCAACGGCGACGGCACCGCGGGCAACCCCAGCCCCGTCGTGCTGCCCGACGGCGACGTCGTCCTGCTGACCACCCGCAACGGCCGCGTCACCGAGCACCAGATCATGGCGGGCGAGGTGTCCGATGCGGACACTCGACGGGTCTGGGTGCAGCGCAGCACCGACGACGGCCGGACGTTCTCCCCCGCGGAAGAGATCACCGACGTCGCCAAGGCACCGAACTGGCGGTGGTACGCCACCGGGCCCGGCCACGCGATCGTGCTGGCGAACTCCGGACACGCGGGCCGCATCGTCGTCCCGGCCAACCACTCCAGCGCTCCCCCCGAAGGCTCCGACGACGTCGGCACCGAGGACAAGTACTACGGCGGACACAGCCTCATCAGCGACGACGGCGGGCACACGTGGCGGATCGGGTTCACCGACGACCGCACCGACGGCGTCATCGCGGCCAACGAGACGACGGTGGCCGAACTGCCGAACGGCACGCTGTACTTCAACAGCCGCGACCACGGCACCGCCGAGGGCAACCGGGTCGACGCCTACAGCACCGACGGCGGGGAGACGCTCGTCGAACCCTACGCCGTCCAGGAGTCCATCGTGGACCCGAAGGTGCAGGGCAGCGTGCTCGCCACAACGAAGCCGAACGTGCTGCTGTTCTCGGCGCCGTCGCACCCCACCGAGCGGCGCGCGATGGCCCTCCGCGTGAGCCGCGACGGCGGTGAGACCTGGCGGGTCGCCCACCACGTGTCGGACGATCCGGCGGCGTACTCCGACCTCGTTCAGCTCGACCGGCGCACGATCGGCCTGCTGTACGAGACGGGCACCGGCAGCCCGTACGAGACGATCGCCTTCGAACGGCTGCCGCTCCCCCGTCCCTGA
- a CDS encoding sugar isomerase domain-containing protein has translation MRDRARELIDTIDSQREQFSKAAELVLDVVSGDGIVHAAGAGHSLAMVCETFYRAGGLAAVRPMWDSEVLPLTGALRSSAAERVPGRGRALVEQADVRDGDVVVVFSTSGRNPYPVEIAQESRARGVPVIAVTSTAASAAAADRSGGTRLADHATVVLDTHVPPGDVVYPAAGPRTSAVSTVAAAYAWAALLAELDGLAAKRGVDLPLWTSANVPGGDERNVELVARYGDRIPELSA, from the coding sequence GTGCGTGACAGGGCGCGGGAGCTGATCGACACCATCGACTCGCAGCGCGAGCAGTTCAGCAAGGCCGCCGAGCTGGTGCTCGACGTGGTGAGTGGCGACGGGATCGTCCACGCGGCGGGCGCGGGCCACTCGCTCGCGATGGTGTGCGAGACGTTCTACCGCGCCGGCGGGCTCGCCGCGGTGCGGCCGATGTGGGACTCGGAGGTGCTGCCGCTGACGGGTGCGCTGCGCAGCTCCGCGGCGGAACGGGTTCCCGGGCGGGGCCGCGCGCTGGTGGAGCAGGCCGACGTGCGCGACGGCGACGTGGTCGTCGTGTTCTCCACCAGCGGCCGCAACCCGTACCCGGTGGAGATCGCGCAGGAGTCGCGTGCCCGGGGAGTGCCGGTCATCGCCGTGACGTCGACGGCGGCGTCGGCGGCGGCCGCCGACCGCAGCGGCGGCACCCGGCTGGCCGACCACGCCACCGTCGTGCTCGACACCCACGTGCCTCCGGGTGACGTCGTGTATCCGGCCGCCGGACCGCGTACGTCCGCCGTTTCGACCGTCGCCGCCGCATACGCCTGGGCCGCGTTGCTCGCCGAACTCGACGGCCTCGCTGCGAAGCGCGGCGTCGACCTGCCATTGTGGACGAGCGCGAACGTGCCCGGGGGCGACGAACGCAACGTCGAACTGGTGGCCCGCTACGGCGACCGCATTCCCGAGCTGTCGGCCTGA
- a CDS encoding cobalamin B12-binding domain-containing protein: protein MSTSMTAHHADHDGLFSGFEHALAAGNASEAIALVDHALDAGAEPVSLLCDVITPAQRRIGERWQSAEWSVAQEHIATGISLAAAEAVARRVRALPLTKGRVIVGCAEREWHALAAMVVGTSLRARGWQVTFLGAATPAERLYSYLYQVEPDAVAVSCSVAGGLPSTRRAIESATTAGIPVLAGGAAFGTDGRRARTLGATAWAPTLPEGLDLIEDLPPTVESVPPLPQDVLSEQRTLDTEHYSLVRQVTGQWGPAGSVGEGDIVTDTDLNLVIRDCVEQPFRAIEGALLTADGRLVRDVAQWVLAVLTSRSVAPSAVDSLRSEVLDAVGSLPRARALVEEHWSVPAYEAA from the coding sequence ATGTCCACCTCCATGACGGCACACCACGCCGATCACGACGGCTTGTTCTCCGGCTTCGAGCACGCGCTCGCGGCGGGCAACGCCTCGGAGGCGATCGCGCTCGTGGACCACGCCCTGGACGCCGGCGCCGAGCCCGTCTCACTGCTGTGCGACGTGATCACGCCCGCCCAGCGCCGCATCGGCGAGCGGTGGCAGAGCGCGGAGTGGTCGGTCGCACAGGAGCACATCGCCACCGGGATCTCGCTGGCCGCCGCCGAGGCCGTGGCGAGGCGGGTCCGGGCGCTGCCTCTGACGAAGGGCCGCGTCATCGTGGGCTGCGCGGAGCGGGAATGGCACGCGCTGGCCGCGATGGTGGTGGGCACGTCCCTGCGGGCGCGCGGCTGGCAGGTGACGTTCCTGGGCGCGGCGACACCCGCCGAGCGGCTGTACTCGTACCTGTACCAGGTCGAGCCGGACGCGGTCGCCGTGAGCTGCTCCGTGGCCGGGGGGCTGCCGAGCACCCGCCGGGCCATCGAGTCGGCGACCACGGCGGGAATCCCCGTGCTGGCGGGCGGGGCCGCGTTCGGCACCGACGGACGCCGCGCGCGGACGCTCGGTGCCACGGCGTGGGCGCCGACGCTGCCGGAAGGACTCGACCTCATCGAGGACCTCCCTCCGACGGTGGAGTCCGTGCCGCCCCTGCCGCAGGACGTCCTCTCCGAACAGCGCACCCTCGACACCGAGCACTACAGCCTGGTGCGACAAGTCACCGGGCAGTGGGGGCCCGCGGGGTCCGTGGGCGAGGGCGACATCGTCACCGACACCGACCTCAACCTGGTGATCCGCGACTGCGTGGAACAGCCCTTCCGTGCGATCGAGGGGGCACTGCTCACCGCCGACGGCCGCCTCGTGCGGGACGTGGCGCAGTGGGTGCTCGCCGTGCTCACCTCGCGGTCGGTCGCACCGTCCGCGGTCGACTCGCTGCGGTCGGAGGTCCTCGACGCCGTGGGGTCGCTGCCGCGGGCCCGCGCGCTGGTCGAGGAGCACTGGTCGGTACCGGCGTACGAGGCCGCGTGA